Proteins encoded together in one Mobula birostris isolate sMobBir1 chromosome 21, sMobBir1.hap1, whole genome shotgun sequence window:
- the LOC140185934 gene encoding interferon-induced protein with tetratricopeptide repeats 1-like — protein sequence MEFMIMYFLSCSNTPEDLLKEKLDQLQCHFTWRPQKETIDLEDVMHRLQDSIDMNMKYKDQSYNQLAFVNCLQGRCEEAIQNLKEAENILREKHKTEFERRSIITYGNFAWVHYHMGQLTKAQSYLDKLEMICKPLSDGPLYTAMIPEVYGEKGWSLLSSAAEFYEEAKECFAKALEKDPDNTEWIMGYGTVLSRLEAFSGTPESRDESQSVKYFRRVLELDPDDAVAMVLLALKLPRLRQNEEANELVEQALQKTSDLPYVLRYAAKYYRQRGSVEKAIGLLKQALELTPHSCFLHHQLGLCYRSKLECLHNPEFQQRAELINQCKYHLEKAFNHRQRSFIRAQLDFAAICRTSGEYPRADEIYSRLVELVDIRPENMQSICLEAGLFQLHQNNSETNAVRLFLKGVKIEYNSREQEKCRMNLEKWADRKLRVNAQDSKVLGIKAFLYQLDGLKGKATEYFEKALEFDPGNEEYVSALSRLRI from the coding sequence ATGGAATTCATGATTATGTATTTTCTCTCTTGCAGCAACACACCGGAAGATTTATTGAAAGAGAAGCTCGATCAGCTGCAGTGTCACTTCACATGGAGGCCACAGAAGGAAACTATTGACTTGGAAGATGTGATGCACAGATTGCAAGATTCTATCGATATGAATATGAAGTATAAAGATCAGTCCTACAACCAACTTGCTTTTGTAAATTGTCTGCAGGGCAGATGTGAGGAAGCAATTCAAAACTTAAAGGAAGCTGAAAACATTCTTAGGGAGAAACACAAAACTGAATTTGAAAGAAGAAGCATCATCACCTATGGAAACTTTGCCTGGGTGCATTACCACATGGGACAGCTGACCAAGGCCCAGTCCTACCTGGACAAGCTGGAGATGATCTGTAAACCGCTCAGTGACGGCCCTCTCTATACAGCAATGATACCAGAGGTGTACGGGGAGAAGGGATGGTCATTGTTGAGTTCTGCTGCTGAATTCTATGAGGAGGCAAAGGAATGTTTTGCAAAGGCTCTGGAAAAAGATCCTGACAACACCGAGTGGATAATGGGATATGGGACTGTACTGTCTCGGCTGGAAGCATTTTCTGGAACCCCAGAGAGTCGTGATGAGAGTCAGTCAGTGAAGTATTTCCGACGAGTACTGGAGCTTGATCcagatgatgctgtggccatGGTGCTGTTGGCTCTAAAACTGCCTAGGCTAAGGCAAAATGAGGAAGCAAATGAATTAGTTGAACAAGCTTTGCAGAAGACCTCTGATCTTCCATATGTGCTTCGCTATGCTGCAAAATATTATAGACAAAGGGGATCTGTGGAGAAAGCAATTGGGCTCCTGAAACAAGCATTAGAATTAACTCCACACTCTTGTTTCTTACACCACCAACTGGGATTGTGCTACAGAAGTAAGCTGGAATGCCTTCACAATCCTGAATTTCAGCAGAGAGCTGAGTTGATCAATCAATGCAAGTATCACCTTGAAAAGGCTTTTAATCACCGTCAAAGGTCATTTATTAGAGCACAACTGGACTTTGCAGCCATCTGCAGAACAAGTGGGGAGTATCCCAGAGCAGACGAAATTTACAGTAGATTGGTGGAGTTAGTGGACATTCGACCAGAAAATATGCAGAGCATATGTCTGGAAGCTGGGTTATTTCAACTGCACCAGAACAATTCTGAAACAAATGCTGTTCGCCTCTTCCTGAAAGGAGTGAAAATTGAATATAACTCAAGAGAACAGGAAAAATGTCGCATGAATTTGGAGAAGTGGGCAGATCGGAAACTTCGTGTAAATGCACAAGACAGCAAGGTTCTTGGTATCAAAGCATTTCTGTATCAGCTGGATGGGCTCAAGGGTAAAGCAACTGAATActttgagaaggccttggagttTGATCCTGGCAATGAGGAATATGTGAGTGCTCTTTCTCGGTTACGTATCTGA